From one Thermatribacter velox genomic stretch:
- the uvrA gene encoding excinuclease ABC subunit UvrA yields MKSEYIVVKGAREHNLKNINVTIPRNQLVVITGLSGSGKSSLAFDTLYAEGQRRYLESLSSYARQFLEKMEKPDVDSIEGLSPTIAINQKATSHNPRSTVGTVTEIYDYMRVLFARCGEVFCPECGKRITSQTVQQITDEIMRLPEGSRIAILSPLVRGRKGEYRKLLSDLLKNGFARVIVDGEMRELEDWENIELDRNKKHEIDLVVDRLLIEKDAHRRIADSVEIALRYGKGLMKVKVYHDGEESEEIFSEHFACPNCGISFPEITPRMFSFNNPYGACPACGGIGYLTFIDPGLVAPDWSKSIQEGAIVLWEEESSYLQNKLRKQLERMGIPTNVPLEKLSEEERKVIFYGKDEFEGVITFLERKLNSEYWWEREEVASFMATKTCPQCNGDRLRKESLAVKIRGFSIGDLSRLTISELKRFFADLRFSGTQEAIAEPLLREIRSRLAFLEEVGLDYLTLNRPASTLSGGESQRIRLATQIGSGLVGVLYVLDEPTIGLHPRDNQKLIATLKKLRDLGNTVVVVEHDEETIKSADYVIDIGPGAGEEGGRITALGTPQEIMNNPQSLTGLYLSKKREIPVPAHREKPKDAWLLIKGARANNLKNIDVRIPLGLLVGITGVSGSGKSTLMEEIIYKALAQRLYHSKVEPGKFEAILGSENIDKVIVIDQSPIGRTPRSNPATYTGVFTEIRNLFAKLPESKARGYKAGRFSFNVKGGRCEHCQGNGVIKVEMHFLPDVFVTCDQCKGKRYARETLDIKFKGKNIAEVLDMSVSEALRFFERIPAIRRKLELLERVGLGYIKLGQPATTLSGGEAQRIKLARELGKVATGRTMYLLDEPTTGLHFADVEKLLKVLMELRSKGNTVLVIEHNLDVIKSCDYLIDLGPEGGEKGGYIVAEGTPEEVAENPKSYTGQFLKEVLKLENREVCPV; encoded by the coding sequence ATGAAATCTGAATATATCGTAGTTAAGGGAGCCCGGGAACATAATTTAAAAAATATCAATGTTACCATACCGCGCAACCAGCTGGTGGTTATCACGGGATTAAGTGGTTCTGGAAAGTCTTCCCTGGCTTTTGACACACTATATGCAGAAGGACAGAGACGTTACCTTGAATCACTTTCTTCCTACGCTCGCCAGTTTTTGGAAAAGATGGAAAAGCCCGATGTAGACTCAATAGAAGGTCTTTCTCCGACCATAGCAATTAATCAGAAAGCAACTTCGCATAATCCTCGTTCCACCGTGGGTACAGTGACCGAAATTTATGACTACATGAGGGTCCTTTTTGCAAGATGTGGAGAAGTTTTCTGTCCAGAGTGTGGAAAGCGTATAACCTCTCAGACTGTTCAACAAATCACCGACGAGATAATGCGATTACCGGAAGGCAGCAGAATAGCGATTTTATCTCCTTTGGTAAGAGGTAGGAAAGGAGAATACCGAAAGTTACTCAGTGACCTGCTTAAAAACGGTTTTGCAAGAGTGATAGTAGATGGCGAGATGCGGGAACTTGAGGATTGGGAAAACATAGAGCTGGACCGTAACAAAAAGCACGAAATAGACTTGGTCGTAGATCGCTTGCTGATTGAGAAGGACGCTCATCGCCGAATCGCTGACTCAGTAGAAATTGCGCTTAGGTATGGCAAGGGACTGATGAAGGTAAAAGTTTACCATGATGGAGAAGAAAGCGAGGAGATTTTCAGCGAGCATTTTGCCTGCCCAAACTGTGGCATAAGCTTTCCAGAGATAACTCCCCGCATGTTTTCCTTCAATAATCCTTACGGAGCTTGCCCTGCTTGCGGGGGCATTGGGTATCTTACTTTTATCGACCCTGGGCTGGTAGCGCCTGATTGGTCAAAAAGCATTCAAGAGGGAGCGATTGTTCTCTGGGAAGAAGAAAGCTCTTATTTGCAAAACAAGCTGAGAAAACAGCTGGAACGAATGGGAATACCTACCAATGTACCCCTTGAAAAACTTAGTGAAGAGGAGCGGAAGGTCATATTCTATGGTAAAGATGAATTTGAAGGAGTTATCACTTTTCTTGAACGAAAGTTAAACTCTGAATACTGGTGGGAGAGAGAAGAAGTAGCTTCTTTTATGGCAACTAAAACCTGTCCCCAGTGCAATGGAGATAGGTTACGCAAAGAAAGTCTGGCAGTGAAGATTAGAGGTTTTTCCATAGGAGACCTTTCCAGACTAACCATCAGCGAGCTAAAAAGATTTTTTGCAGATTTGCGGTTTTCTGGCACCCAAGAAGCCATAGCCGAACCCTTGTTAAGGGAAATACGCTCCCGTCTGGCGTTTCTAGAAGAAGTAGGCCTGGATTACCTGACCCTGAATCGACCTGCTTCGACTCTTTCTGGGGGAGAATCCCAGCGGATACGGCTGGCTACTCAAATAGGTTCTGGACTGGTAGGTGTGCTCTATGTGCTGGATGAACCCACTATTGGTCTTCATCCTCGAGATAACCAGAAGCTCATTGCTACCCTTAAGAAGCTTCGTGACCTGGGTAACACAGTAGTGGTGGTGGAACACGATGAGGAAACCATTAAAAGTGCCGATTACGTTATTGATATAGGACCGGGGGCAGGTGAAGAAGGTGGAAGGATTACCGCTCTGGGCACGCCTCAGGAAATAATGAACAATCCCCAGAGCTTAACTGGCCTGTACTTGAGCAAAAAAAGAGAAATACCAGTTCCTGCGCACCGAGAAAAACCAAAAGACGCTTGGTTGCTCATAAAAGGCGCAAGAGCGAATAATCTAAAAAATATTGATGTGAGAATTCCTTTGGGTCTTCTGGTGGGCATTACCGGAGTGTCTGGCTCTGGAAAAAGTACCCTCATGGAAGAAATCATCTATAAAGCTTTAGCTCAAAGGCTCTACCACTCTAAGGTAGAACCAGGAAAATTTGAGGCTATACTGGGCAGCGAAAACATCGACAAGGTTATCGTAATTGACCAATCACCGATTGGTAGAACTCCTCGTTCTAATCCGGCCACCTATACCGGGGTTTTTACTGAAATACGAAATCTTTTTGCAAAACTACCCGAGTCAAAAGCCAGGGGGTATAAAGCAGGACGCTTCAGCTTTAACGTGAAAGGAGGACGTTGTGAACACTGTCAGGGCAATGGAGTCATTAAAGTTGAAATGCATTTTCTTCCTGATGTCTTTGTAACTTGTGATCAGTGTAAGGGTAAGAGGTATGCTCGAGAAACCCTGGATATAAAGTTCAAAGGTAAAAACATTGCTGAAGTTCTTGACATGAGTGTTTCTGAAGCACTGCGCTTTTTTGAAAGAATACCGGCTATCAGGAGAAAACTCGAACTCTTAGAGAGGGTGGGTCTGGGATACATTAAGCTGGGACAACCCGCGACAACACTTTCTGGAGGAGAAGCCCAGAGAATAAAGCTGGCCAGAGAACTTGGAAAAGTGGCTACCGGGAGAACCATGTATCTTCTTGATGAACCAACCACAGGACTTCACTTTGCAGATGTTGAGAAACTACTTAAGGTGCTGATGGAACTGCGCTCTAAAGGTAATACTGTTTTGGTGATTGAACATAATCTCGATGTTATCAAATCCTGTGATTACCTGATCGATCTGGGACCCGAAGGTGGAGAAAAAGGCGGATACATTGTGGCAGAGGGAACCCCGGAAGAAGTAGCTGAAAATCCGAAATCTTACACTGGTCAATTCCTTAAAGAGGTGCTAAAACTTGAAAATAGAGAAGTTTGCCCGGTTTGA
- the whiA gene encoding DNA-binding protein WhiA, producing the protein MDIQNLLKEELYSIIPDNIKNLEAEWMGIVHGLGVLKKRNDQFHLLFTHQDIALIKKIITVQKKVQGGSPGHQILALDRRGLNRGKFYQVDFELGREWEKLQVDLKYSIGNLHEGGFHFLRGLFEAGGYFGEPHKSYQLEIRLASEEICDRVLEFLREQNLDFKKRFYRNKFILYSKNIGTIASFVHSVGATRTYLMLEKLVAEKATFNELTRWVNCETANLERTVAYSIRLREKLQRIDLETLPPKLLEIALLRMRHPLASLKELGKLCKPPISKGEAYRRLRTIEKLVESKSLHIK; encoded by the coding sequence GTGGACATACAGAACCTTCTTAAGGAAGAACTTTACTCAATCATTCCCGATAATATCAAGAACCTGGAAGCCGAGTGGATGGGGATTGTTCATGGTTTGGGTGTGCTTAAAAAAAGAAACGACCAGTTTCATCTTCTTTTCACCCACCAAGATATAGCCCTGATAAAAAAGATAATAACCGTTCAGAAAAAAGTTCAAGGCGGCTCACCAGGGCATCAGATTCTTGCTCTTGATAGAAGGGGTCTTAACAGAGGTAAATTCTATCAGGTTGACTTTGAACTGGGCAGGGAATGGGAAAAATTACAGGTTGACCTGAAGTACTCCATCGGCAATCTTCATGAAGGAGGGTTCCATTTTTTAAGAGGCCTTTTTGAAGCCGGAGGCTATTTTGGAGAGCCTCACAAATCTTACCAGCTGGAAATACGCCTTGCTTCGGAGGAAATTTGCGATAGGGTGTTGGAATTTCTCCGGGAACAGAACCTGGACTTTAAAAAAAGGTTTTACCGTAACAAGTTTATTTTATATTCTAAGAACATAGGCACCATTGCCAGTTTTGTGCATTCCGTAGGGGCAACACGCACCTACCTCATGTTGGAAAAGCTGGTTGCCGAGAAGGCTACCTTTAACGAGCTGACCAGATGGGTTAACTGCGAAACCGCTAATTTGGAAAGGACTGTTGCTTACTCAATTCGCCTGAGGGAAAAGTTGCAACGAATTGACTTGGAAACACTTCCACCCAAATTGCTTGAAATCGCACTTTTGCGAATGAGACATCCTCTTGCTTCCCTGAAAGAACTGGGCAAGCTTTGTAAGCCTCCCATCTCTAAGGGTGAAGCATACCGAAGACTTAGAACAATAGAAAAATTGGTAGAATCTAAATCTTTACACATCAAATGA
- the tpiA gene encoding triose-phosphate isomerase: MRIPIAAGNWKMNKTVAEASAYAEALLQELDTPGVEVIICPPFTSLYALSQKFAGSSVKLGAQNMHWELKGAFTGEISGSMLLELGCEYVILGHSERRHIFRETAEEVGKKVETALKLGLRPILCVGETLEERERGETEAILAYQLEKGIEGITTFPNVESIVIAYEPVWAIGTGKAATPQDAQEAIAFVRGKLSEQFGSEKAQQIRILYGGSVSPENVGQFVNQEDIDGTLVGGASLDAGKFLDIIKETARISGGI; encoded by the coding sequence ATGAGAATACCTATTGCTGCAGGCAACTGGAAGATGAACAAGACTGTTGCTGAGGCTTCGGCATATGCCGAAGCCTTACTGCAGGAGTTGGACACACCTGGTGTAGAGGTTATTATCTGTCCTCCTTTTACCTCCCTGTATGCACTTTCTCAGAAATTCGCAGGTTCGTCAGTAAAACTGGGAGCCCAGAACATGCACTGGGAACTCAAGGGCGCATTTACGGGTGAAATTTCGGGTTCCATGCTTCTTGAGTTAGGTTGCGAATATGTGATTCTTGGCCACTCCGAAAGGAGACACATCTTTCGAGAAACAGCCGAAGAGGTAGGCAAAAAGGTGGAGACTGCGTTGAAGCTTGGATTACGGCCTATCCTCTGCGTTGGAGAAACTCTTGAAGAAAGGGAAAGAGGAGAAACTGAAGCAATCCTGGCTTATCAGCTCGAAAAGGGAATAGAAGGCATTACTACCTTTCCCAATGTTGAGTCGATAGTAATTGCCTACGAACCAGTGTGGGCTATTGGAACTGGTAAGGCAGCTACTCCCCAGGATGCTCAGGAAGCCATAGCTTTCGTAAGAGGAAAACTTTCTGAACAGTTTGGCAGCGAAAAGGCCCAGCAAATCAGGATTCTCTACGGAGGAAGCGTGAGCCCAGAAAATGTTGGTCAATTTGTAAACCAGGAAGATATCGACGGAACGCTGGTTGGAGGAGCCAGTCTTGATGCTGGTAAATTCCTCGACATTATTAAAGAAACTGCAAGGATATCAGGTGGGATATAG
- the gap gene encoding type I glyceraldehyde-3-phosphate dehydrogenase: MHLNIAINGFGRIGRLVFRRMLETGNVNVVAINDLTDAKTLAHLLKYDSVHGTLSNSISYKDDALVVDGKEIKVLAQKDPAQLPWKDLGVDIVIESTGKFRDRKGASLHLEAGAKKVIITAPAKEPDITVVMGVNHSSYDKNKHHIVSNASCTTNCLAPIVKVLHENFVIQRGFMTTVHAYTNDQVILDFPHKDLRRARAAAMSMIPTTTGAAAAIGKVMPELEGKLDGMAIRVPTPDVSVVDFVAIVEKETTAEEVNAALKKAAEGELKGILAYCEEPLVSIDFLHDAHSSIVDALSTKVNANLVKVLSWYDNEWGYSCRVVDLANYMMEQGL, encoded by the coding sequence ATGCACTTGAACATAGCTATAAACGGTTTTGGCAGAATCGGAAGACTGGTATTCAGAAGAATGCTGGAAACTGGAAATGTCAATGTAGTAGCAATCAACGATTTGACTGACGCAAAAACCCTGGCTCATCTTCTTAAGTATGATTCAGTTCATGGTACCCTCTCCAACAGCATTTCCTATAAAGATGATGCGCTTGTCGTTGATGGCAAAGAAATAAAAGTTCTGGCTCAGAAAGACCCTGCTCAGCTTCCCTGGAAAGACCTGGGTGTGGACATTGTGATAGAATCAACTGGAAAATTCCGGGATCGCAAGGGAGCTTCCCTGCATCTTGAAGCTGGTGCGAAAAAAGTTATTATTACTGCTCCGGCTAAAGAACCCGATATAACCGTGGTAATGGGTGTCAACCATTCATCTTACGACAAAAATAAGCATCATATTGTGTCCAACGCTTCCTGTACCACAAACTGTCTTGCACCCATTGTAAAGGTGCTTCATGAGAACTTTGTCATCCAAAGAGGGTTTATGACCACCGTTCATGCTTACACTAATGACCAGGTAATTCTTGATTTTCCGCACAAGGACCTGCGCAGGGCAAGGGCTGCGGCAATGTCCATGATTCCCACCACTACAGGGGCTGCTGCAGCTATTGGCAAAGTAATGCCTGAACTGGAAGGAAAATTGGATGGAATGGCTATCAGGGTTCCTACTCCTGATGTTTCAGTGGTGGACTTTGTGGCTATCGTGGAAAAAGAGACTACCGCGGAAGAGGTTAATGCTGCACTCAAAAAGGCTGCAGAAGGCGAACTAAAGGGAATTCTTGCCTACTGCGAAGAACCTCTGGTATCTATTGACTTCCTGCACGATGCTCATTCTTCAATTGTGGATGCTTTGTCTACCAAGGTTAACGCCAACCTGGTTAAGGTTCTCTCCTGGTATGACAATGAGTGGGGTTACTCCTGCAGGGTGGTAGATCTTGCAAACTACATGATGGAGCAGGGACTGTAG
- the uvrC gene encoding excinuclease ABC subunit UvrC, with amino-acid sequence MKIEKFARFEVDPSTVFQLPERCGVYLLKDAQGKVIYVGKAKNIQKRVRAHLQNDATFFKKEMRERIALIQSILTKDENEALLLEEELIKVHKPLFNIRLKDDKSYPYLKFEREGDFPAVKIARKKTGGDGLYFGPFANSKKTREGLKVLRSIFLLRGCSLDEKNFPIKRPCLDYEIGLCSAPCAGLISKEEYQKNLHNAFLFLNGDYQRVLEQLEREMWRRAEKWEFEKAARYRNQIDAVKRIASRYRLVLDESIDADFVGVELAREARLASIVILKVRKGKLINSENFLATVSSFETEEEILAQFLDMYYSGQFLPPEEICLSPEYPEHILESLRKEINLPFPIRQPQSKEEENLLSFAKENAVKSLNSERAKILRRERILQKSFLELKEVLHLDCYPERIAGVDISNFQGKEAIGVVVVFENGEPHKSEYRKFNLSGLEHPDDFLMIEETVGRYLRHITKNNLKCPNLFLIDGGRGQLTSALRAFEVVKRYIPVVAIAKENEEIYTTFQKEPIRLPLHSEALQLLQRVRNEAHRFAIASHRAKRNKRLFHSILEEVKGIGQKRKKLILSTFNNLEEIIRFDAQEISGRLGISKSLAQKLKEKVQEYFSENSGHTEPS; translated from the coding sequence TTGAAAATAGAGAAGTTTGCCCGGTTTGAGGTTGATCCCTCAACCGTATTTCAATTGCCTGAACGCTGTGGAGTCTATTTGCTTAAGGATGCACAAGGGAAAGTAATCTATGTGGGCAAAGCAAAAAACATCCAAAAAAGAGTTAGGGCGCATCTTCAAAACGACGCCACCTTCTTTAAAAAGGAAATGCGCGAACGCATTGCTCTCATTCAGAGCATTTTAACCAAGGACGAGAACGAGGCTCTTTTGCTCGAGGAGGAATTAATTAAAGTTCACAAACCCCTTTTTAACATCCGCTTAAAAGATGACAAGAGTTACCCCTATTTAAAGTTTGAGCGAGAAGGAGACTTTCCGGCTGTTAAAATCGCTCGCAAGAAGACAGGAGGAGATGGCCTCTATTTTGGTCCCTTTGCCAATAGCAAAAAGACCAGAGAGGGGTTAAAGGTTTTGAGGTCGATTTTTCTTTTAAGAGGCTGCAGCCTTGACGAAAAGAATTTTCCAATCAAGCGACCTTGTCTGGATTATGAAATAGGTTTGTGTTCGGCACCCTGCGCAGGCCTAATATCCAAGGAGGAGTACCAGAAAAACCTTCACAATGCATTCCTTTTTTTGAATGGGGACTACCAGAGAGTGCTGGAGCAGCTGGAGCGAGAAATGTGGCGCAGGGCAGAGAAGTGGGAGTTCGAAAAGGCAGCACGTTATAGAAACCAGATTGATGCAGTGAAAAGAATTGCTTCCCGATATCGCTTGGTGCTTGATGAATCCATTGATGCAGACTTTGTTGGAGTGGAATTAGCGCGGGAAGCCCGCCTGGCTTCCATAGTAATTTTGAAAGTGAGAAAAGGGAAACTTATAAATAGCGAAAACTTCCTGGCCACAGTCTCCAGTTTTGAGACGGAAGAAGAAATTCTGGCACAGTTTCTCGATATGTATTATTCCGGGCAGTTCTTGCCCCCTGAGGAAATATGCTTGAGTCCTGAATATCCAGAACACATTTTGGAATCGCTTCGAAAGGAAATCAATCTGCCTTTTCCAATTAGGCAACCTCAAAGCAAAGAGGAAGAAAATCTGTTATCCTTTGCTAAGGAAAATGCAGTTAAGAGTTTGAATTCCGAACGAGCAAAAATACTCCGTCGTGAAAGAATTCTTCAAAAATCCTTTTTGGAATTGAAGGAAGTTCTACACCTCGACTGCTATCCGGAAAGGATAGCCGGCGTGGACATTTCGAACTTCCAAGGGAAAGAAGCAATAGGGGTTGTAGTGGTTTTTGAAAATGGAGAGCCCCACAAAAGTGAGTACCGAAAATTCAACCTGTCTGGATTGGAACATCCCGACGACTTTTTAATGATTGAAGAAACCGTCGGAAGATATTTGAGACACATCACAAAGAACAACCTGAAGTGCCCCAACTTGTTCTTAATCGACGGAGGTCGAGGACAGTTAACTTCTGCTCTGAGGGCTTTTGAGGTGGTAAAACGGTATATCCCAGTGGTGGCTATTGCCAAAGAAAACGAAGAAATTTACACCACTTTTCAAAAAGAGCCAATTCGGTTGCCCCTTCATTCTGAAGCACTTCAGCTTTTGCAGAGAGTACGCAATGAAGCTCATCGCTTTGCGATAGCTTCCCACAGGGCAAAAAGAAACAAAAGACTTTTCCATTCTATTTTGGAGGAAGTGAAAGGAATAGGTCAGAAGCGGAAAAAGCTCATTCTTTCTACTTTCAACAATTTGGAGGAAATAATACGTTTTGATGCTCAGGAAATAAGTGGAAGATTGGGAATTTCAAAGAGTTTGGCCCAAAAGCTCAAAGAAAAAGTTCAGGAATATTTTTCAGAAAACAGTGGACATACAGAACCTTCTTAA
- a CDS encoding nicotinate phosphoribosyltransferase codes for MLQNRWINSIEEVSVFHPSPERLFYSATHEEIKRGYTTDIYFVSAQQILKHLNLQDTLVVAEVFPRREGVMCGVQEVLNLLQESKVEVWSLEEGDTFEAKEVVMRIKGPYSEFGIFETPLLGILAQSSGWATAARECKKAAGKKAVLAFGARHVHPAVAPVMERAALVGGVDGCACILGAKLAGREPGGTIPHAAILITGDTVIAAKAFEEALPGQFPRIILVDTFKDEAEEALRVAKVLGEKLAGVRLDTPEERGGVSPALVREVRIRLDQAGFSWVKIVVSGGLNPEKIALLREDADMFGVGSYISGARPIDMTMDIKEVAGQKIAKRGRIPGIIPNPRLKKLK; via the coding sequence ATGTTGCAAAACAGGTGGATTAACAGCATAGAAGAGGTTTCTGTATTCCACCCCTCTCCGGAGCGGTTGTTTTATTCAGCGACCCACGAAGAAATCAAACGAGGCTATACTACTGACATTTATTTTGTAAGTGCCCAGCAAATTCTCAAGCATCTCAACCTGCAGGACACCTTGGTAGTTGCTGAAGTATTCCCTCGTCGGGAGGGTGTAATGTGTGGAGTTCAGGAAGTCCTGAATTTACTTCAGGAAAGTAAGGTTGAGGTGTGGTCCCTCGAAGAAGGAGATACTTTTGAAGCCAAGGAAGTTGTAATGAGAATTAAAGGCCCTTACTCGGAGTTTGGTATTTTTGAAACGCCTCTTTTGGGAATTCTGGCTCAAAGCAGTGGGTGGGCTACTGCTGCTCGGGAATGCAAGAAAGCAGCGGGCAAAAAAGCAGTGCTTGCTTTTGGAGCAAGACATGTTCACCCTGCAGTAGCTCCAGTTATGGAACGTGCCGCTCTGGTTGGAGGGGTTGATGGCTGCGCTTGTATTTTGGGAGCCAAACTTGCTGGGAGGGAACCAGGAGGAACCATACCTCATGCAGCCATCCTCATCACGGGCGATACGGTCATTGCTGCCAAGGCTTTTGAGGAAGCATTACCAGGCCAGTTCCCTCGCATAATACTGGTGGATACTTTCAAAGACGAGGCAGAGGAAGCACTCAGAGTGGCTAAAGTGCTGGGAGAAAAGCTGGCTGGAGTGCGCCTGGATACTCCTGAAGAACGAGGTGGTGTATCTCCAGCACTGGTCAGAGAGGTGAGAATTCGCCTCGATCAGGCAGGTTTTTCTTGGGTTAAAATAGTGGTTTCGGGAGGCTTGAATCCTGAAAAGATAGCGCTTCTCAGAGAGGATGCAGACATGTTTGGAGTGGGAAGCTACATAAGTGGGGCACGTCCTATAGATATGACCATGGATATAAAAGAAGTAGCTGGTCAAAAAATTGCTAAAAGAGGGAGGATCCCAGGAATAATACCCAATCCACGCTTGAAAAAGTTGAAGTAG
- the secG gene encoding preprotein translocase subunit SecG — protein MSGWMIVQILICVGLILTVILQPRKAGMGGGIFGGATRADRSSKFKNLPLLTKLTVLFSVIFMSLSLVFALTIYR, from the coding sequence ATGAGTGGCTGGATGATCGTCCAAATTCTAATCTGTGTGGGTTTGATTCTTACTGTAATTCTTCAACCCCGTAAAGCGGGAATGGGTGGAGGTATTTTTGGCGGAGCAACCCGGGCAGACCGGAGTAGCAAATTCAAAAATCTTCCTCTGCTTACCAAGCTTACCGTACTTTTTTCAGTAATCTTTATGTCGCTTTCCCTTGTTTTTGCCCTAACTATATACCGTTAA
- a CDS encoding ABC transporter ATP-binding protein, whose translation MAGVVLKDVVKRFGDVVAVNKVNLEIKDKEFIVLVGPSGCGKTTTLRMIAGLEEVDEGEIYIGDTLVNDVPPKDRDIAMVFQNYALYPHMDVYNNMAFGLKLRKFPKDEIDRRVKEAAEILGIQELLRRKPKQLSGGQRQRVAVGRAIVRHPKVFLFDEPLSNLDAKLRVQMRAELSKLHDRLQTTMIYVTHDQVEAMTMGDRIVVMRDGIIQQVGTPLELYNKPANKFVAGFIGTPSMNFLDVVLKKEGDSLVLDGQSFKITVPEEYKAALEPYANKEVTFGIRPQDIYDLAVSKEMLRQDGNVIDATVDVVEPLGSEQIVYLTCGAHTIVAVFDMQTHVDVGDTMKIVVDTDKMHVFDIDTEKAII comes from the coding sequence ATGGCTGGTGTTGTTTTGAAAGATGTAGTCAAGCGGTTTGGAGATGTAGTTGCCGTCAACAAGGTGAATCTGGAAATCAAGGACAAAGAATTTATCGTTTTGGTAGGACCCTCGGGGTGTGGAAAAACTACTACCTTAAGAATGATTGCTGGTCTTGAAGAAGTTGACGAGGGAGAAATTTACATTGGAGACACCCTGGTGAATGATGTCCCGCCCAAAGATCGCGACATTGCCATGGTTTTTCAAAACTATGCTCTTTACCCCCACATGGATGTTTACAACAACATGGCTTTTGGTCTCAAACTGCGTAAGTTCCCAAAGGATGAAATAGACAGGCGTGTGAAGGAAGCCGCTGAAATACTGGGTATCCAGGAACTCTTAAGAAGAAAGCCCAAACAGCTCTCTGGTGGACAGAGGCAGCGTGTGGCAGTAGGAAGAGCTATTGTGCGCCATCCCAAAGTTTTCCTTTTTGACGAACCTCTTTCCAACCTGGATGCAAAGCTGCGTGTGCAGATGAGAGCTGAGCTTTCCAAGCTCCATGACCGCCTCCAAACCACCATGATATACGTTACTCACGACCAGGTTGAGGCAATGACTATGGGAGACCGCATTGTGGTTATGCGAGATGGCATCATCCAGCAAGTGGGTACCCCACTTGAACTTTACAACAAACCTGCAAACAAGTTTGTAGCCGGATTTATAGGAACTCCATCCATGAATTTCCTGGACGTCGTGCTGAAAAAAGAAGGCGATTCCTTAGTACTCGATGGGCAGTCCTTCAAAATTACTGTTCCAGAGGAATACAAAGCTGCTTTGGAACCGTACGCGAATAAAGAGGTAACCTTTGGCATCAGACCTCAAGATATTTACGACCTTGCAGTATCGAAAGAAATGCTCCGCCAGGATGGCAATGTTATTGACGCTACCGTCGATGTTGTAGAACCCCTGGGTTCTGAGCAAATTGTCTACCTTACCTGTGGCGCACACACCATTGTGGCTGTGTTTGATATGCAGACCCACGTTGATGTGGGCGATACAATGAAAATCGTGGTTGACACCGATAAGATGCACGTTTTTGACATCGACACCGAAAAGGCAATCATTTAA